A region from the SAR86 cluster bacterium genome encodes:
- a CDS encoding TonB-dependent receptor plug domain-containing protein, translating to MTNLLRFRSFLMALSLVSFVAIAQDVEEVTEVDADSDESIEEVITTGSRIARNPLEMAQPITIISGDEIRQRAYTNAASALTDLPEVGSVNSLSGDQSSMGAGQQVAANFGLGSSRTVTLVNGRRFVGSQSPTGGAGLGLAVDLNNIPSAMIDRIEVVPVGGAAVYGADAIAGVVNFILKDDFEGAEISVNQYDYAGMDTDNSFNLTIGGNFADGRGNIVLNAQVEDKGQVFYDQANQRIQNCLGGFWYENPNDSGQDIYATLGHTYQKALESTRGASLQDANGYRSYGDLNGDLCPHLVSNPVEGLLTAMGDNEVGAVGYSGNGNLNLNGSAPLWYIFGAPGQLTAMDPGVPYGRNYYTRGSSIYNIQDNKILRAGFERKNISVFVKYDINDDHQMYFDVYNNSFKAEDDGSSSSAHYSDYWFGYVDRDNCNAGGYVAPWAGATYNGDGTGTAANCWTLSGSIPIYTDDPFLTPNSVAIMEGLGYSATSPGYLQKLHVDLSPTLRGDGFNNESTTQFYSMGVTGNFDSMGRDFNYEIGYSWGETRIMADEPFVVGARFAAAMDYDINPDTGEIDCRFNYDPTYRLPATPAFAYDSSWGSYLAGGIGLGSVGDCAPYNVMGFNNPENAAAKEYFTSVATSGSTLNQMSMFGSISGSIIDLPAGPLEFVLGFDNRKETADYLADQMALLSVAIRGSQTESTNGQFNIDSKYIELSIPVVSDMPFAQDVRVDYGYRELENTNSLRTNKYDVDALSIFWRINDEIAVRASEQTTTKSPNIDDLYGPLNPSFQQAEDPCDARYVADGDFPANRAANCASIGIDTSTFRSFVAGGTVQGVSGGNPRLLDESGETNSYGIIYTPSNDFFDAIGNVSMSADYIEILLTDYVTTFALIDFMEACYDAASFPNNFCDSFTRDPETNQVNGFSVGAGNAGTIDFGTYIYRINWDKDFSIGNLSLAWRGYQQDKRNQADSGDPADLVDKTGYASDPEWVQDLTIGLAKNDHFAYYKMDFVDGGYINKQQTDIRADRYIGASGQPMTEYDGYFTDTIGYVYTPTEDITLAIRVSNPLDHDGSEDRYQVERGTLLIGRTISTSFSIKF from the coding sequence ATGACTAATTTATTGAGATTTAGGTCTTTCTTAATGGCTTTATCTTTGGTCTCTTTTGTTGCTATTGCGCAAGATGTTGAAGAAGTTACTGAAGTAGATGCTGATTCAGATGAATCAATTGAGGAAGTTATCACAACAGGTTCTAGAATCGCTAGAAACCCGCTAGAAATGGCACAACCAATTACCATAATTTCAGGTGATGAAATAAGGCAAAGAGCATATACAAATGCTGCATCAGCTTTAACGGATTTACCAGAAGTTGGTTCAGTTAATTCATTATCAGGCGATCAAAGCTCAATGGGAGCTGGACAACAAGTTGCTGCAAACTTTGGATTGGGATCTTCAAGAACTGTAACGCTTGTTAATGGTAGAAGATTTGTAGGGTCACAATCACCAACCGGTGGAGCTGGACTTGGTCTTGCGGTTGATTTAAATAATATACCAAGCGCGATGATCGATAGAATTGAAGTAGTTCCAGTAGGTGGTGCAGCAGTATATGGTGCTGACGCTATTGCTGGTGTTGTTAACTTTATTCTTAAAGATGATTTTGAAGGAGCTGAAATTTCTGTTAATCAATATGATTATGCGGGAATGGATACTGATAATAGCTTTAACTTAACCATTGGTGGTAATTTTGCTGATGGAAGAGGAAACATTGTATTAAATGCTCAAGTTGAGGATAAAGGGCAAGTTTTTTATGACCAAGCTAACCAAAGAATTCAAAACTGTCTTGGTGGTTTTTGGTACGAAAATCCAAATGATTCAGGACAAGATATATATGCAACACTCGGACATACATATCAAAAAGCTTTAGAGTCAACAAGAGGTGCAAGCCTTCAAGATGCTAACGGTTATAGATCATACGGTGATTTAAATGGTGATTTATGTCCCCATCTTGTTTCTAACCCAGTTGAAGGTTTATTAACTGCTATGGGTGATAATGAAGTAGGAGCTGTTGGTTATTCAGGAAATGGTAACCTAAACTTAAATGGTTCTGCTCCTTTATGGTACATTTTTGGTGCACCTGGTCAGTTAACTGCAATGGATCCAGGTGTTCCTTATGGTAGAAACTACTATACACGTGGATCAAGCATTTATAACATTCAAGATAATAAGATTTTAAGAGCTGGCTTTGAAAGAAAAAATATATCTGTTTTTGTAAAATACGATATAAATGATGATCATCAAATGTATTTTGATGTTTATAACAATTCTTTTAAAGCAGAAGATGATGGTTCATCATCATCAGCACACTACAGTGACTATTGGTTTGGTTATGTAGATAGAGATAATTGTAATGCTGGTGGATATGTTGCGCCATGGGCTGGAGCTACTTATAACGGCGATGGCACAGGTACTGCAGCAAATTGCTGGACATTATCTGGAAGTATCCCAATATATACTGATGATCCTTTCCTTACGCCTAATTCTGTAGCTATCATGGAAGGACTTGGTTACAGTGCTACAAGTCCAGGATATTTACAAAAACTTCATGTTGATCTTTCTCCAACACTCAGAGGGGATGGTTTCAATAACGAAAGTACAACACAATTTTATTCAATGGGTGTCACTGGTAATTTTGATTCTATGGGCAGAGACTTCAATTATGAAATTGGATATAGTTGGGGTGAGACAAGAATTATGGCTGATGAGCCATTTGTTGTTGGAGCAAGATTTGCTGCAGCTATGGACTATGACATAAATCCAGATACTGGCGAAATTGATTGTAGATTTAATTATGATCCAACATATAGACTACCTGCAACTCCAGCGTTTGCTTATGATTCCTCGTGGGGTTCATATTTAGCTGGCGGTATTGGACTTGGTAGTGTTGGTGATTGTGCTCCTTACAATGTAATGGGCTTTAATAACCCAGAAAATGCTGCTGCAAAAGAATATTTCACGTCTGTAGCTACTTCAGGTTCAACTTTAAATCAAATGTCAATGTTTGGTTCTATATCAGGATCTATAATTGATCTTCCTGCTGGACCATTAGAATTTGTTCTTGGTTTTGATAACAGAAAAGAAACCGCAGATTACTTAGCTGATCAAATGGCTCTACTAAGTGTTGCTATTAGAGGATCCCAAACAGAAAGTACAAATGGACAGTTTAATATTGATTCTAAGTATATTGAGCTTTCTATTCCAGTAGTGTCAGATATGCCGTTTGCACAAGATGTAAGGGTCGACTATGGTTATAGAGAATTGGAGAACACTAATTCTTTAAGAACAAATAAATACGACGTTGATGCATTAAGTATATTCTGGAGAATTAACGATGAAATTGCTGTTAGGGCTTCAGAACAAACAACTACAAAGTCACCAAACATTGATGACTTATATGGTCCTTTAAATCCAAGTTTTCAACAAGCAGAAGATCCTTGTGATGCTAGATATGTTGCTGATGGAGATTTTCCTGCTAATAGAGCGGCAAACTGTGCATCGATAGGTATAGATACTTCTACGTTTAGAAGTTTCGTTGCTGGTGGTACTGTTCAAGGTGTTTCCGGTGGTAACCCAAGACTATTAGATGAAAGTGGTGAAACAAATTCCTACGGTATTATTTACACACCTTCAAACGATTTCTTTGACGCAATTGGAAATGTCTCAATGTCAGCAGATTACATAGAAATTCTTCTAACAGATTATGTAACAACATTTGCTTTAATTGATTTTATGGAGGCATGTTACGATGCAGCTTCATTTCCAAATAACTTCTGTGATAGTTTCACTAGAGATCCTGAAACAAACCAAGTTAATGGATTCTCTGTTGGAGCTGGTAATGCGGGTACTATAGATTTTGGTACTTACATTTACAGAATTAACTGGGATAAAGACTTTTCAATAGGAAATCTATCACTTGCTTGGAGAGGTTATCAACAAGATAAAAGAAACCAAGCTGACTCTGGAGATCCAGCTGACTTAGTTGACAAAACTGGTTATGCATCTGATCCTGAGTGGGTTCAAGATTTAACTATTGGTCTAGCTAAAAACGATCACTTCGCATACTACAAAATGGATTTTGTTGATGGTGGATATATCAATAAACAGCAGACCGATATAAGAGCAGACAGATACATCGGTGCAAGTGGACAACCAATGACTGAATATGATGGCTATTTTACAGATACAATTGGTTATGTATATACACCAACAGAAGATATCACTCTTGCAATAAGAGTATCTAACCCTCTTGATCATGATGGATCAGAAGATAGATATCAAGTTGAAAGAGGAACTCTTCTTATTGGAAGAACTATATCAACATCTTTTAGTATTAAATTCTAA
- a CDS encoding enoyl-ACP reductase, which produces MLLKNKKILISGLANKYSIASGIASAMHREGAELAFTYQNERLLKKLKPLAKEYGSNILIECDVSSDDSIKNSFVELKKRWSSFDGFVHSIGFAPADQLEGNFVDVTTREGFKIAHEISSYSFTAMAKEAKPALNDGSALLTLTYLGSMQSLPNYNVMGLAKASLEANTRFLAASMGKDNIRVNAISAGPIKTLAASGVKNFRKMLSQHSSRAPLRRTVTTEEVGNVAAFLCSNYASGVTGEITYVDAGFNTAAMPLNEFEE; this is translated from the coding sequence ATGCTTTTAAAAAACAAAAAAATCTTAATATCAGGATTGGCAAATAAGTATTCTATTGCCTCTGGTATAGCAAGTGCCATGCATCGTGAGGGAGCAGAATTGGCTTTTACCTATCAAAATGAAAGATTACTAAAAAAATTAAAACCGTTAGCAAAAGAATATGGCTCTAATATTTTAATAGAATGTGATGTATCTTCAGATGATTCAATAAAAAATTCCTTCGTGGAGCTTAAAAAACGTTGGAGTTCATTTGATGGCTTCGTTCATTCTATTGGCTTTGCACCTGCAGATCAGTTAGAAGGTAATTTTGTAGATGTTACAACCAGAGAGGGTTTTAAAATTGCACATGAAATAAGCTCATACAGTTTTACTGCAATGGCAAAAGAAGCAAAACCAGCTTTAAATGATGGTTCTGCCCTTCTAACTTTAACTTACTTAGGTTCAATGCAGTCATTACCAAATTACAATGTAATGGGATTAGCAAAAGCAAGTTTAGAAGCTAATACTAGATTTTTAGCAGCATCCATGGGTAAAGATAATATTCGGGTCAATGCTATTTCAGCCGGACCTATCAAGACTCTTGCTGCGTCTGGTGTTAAAAATTTTAGAAAGATGCTTTCGCAACATTCATCACGTGCACCGCTTAGGAGAACTGTGACAACTGAAGAGGTTGGAAATGTAGCTGCATTTTTATGCTCTAATTATGCAAGTGGTGTTACAGGAGAAATTACATATGTTGATGCAGGATTTAATACCGCAGCAATGCCGTTAAATGAATTTGAAGAATAA
- a CDS encoding TonB-dependent receptor has protein sequence MLKKIFFVLPLIFTTYFFAQESEDSDVEEVVVVGSQIKGATITGVLPVTVISADDMDAMGIDSGDELLDNIAEFGQNTFNQNEFSGGYNASRGDVGAFNLRDIGTGNTLTLINGRRLVTSPGYQTEPILGGTIPVMTTNSNAIPSYGADRIEILRDGASAIYGADALAGVVNTVLDNDYVGMKVRFKSSAYDGFGAKDNKMSFQWGDDFGKTNISVYLDIYDRDKISGYEDPKWRTMDPRIYPGLSPNLYGLSAWSDTSWRQSNSAGYYGVWDAPGVGSRWHSKPLTDSACDSTSSNVYFDAEGASCLIRTGSSSSSYRGYYNEPGLNDMRPDLERQNLYVFINSELASGVETYTEIGAYHSLAQQNRWPGTTLGAGGCASSGTCTQPYLVPASNYWLNQLVNSDGDKFVDRSDFNPLGLYKARHRFDTPRGYDSHRTTLRFVQGFRGNTGTWDWDTAIVWSQAKSKQNNTGRQSMTLLDHMLALNNDQAYNPFAGPGINDEDPFTISIVRDNYSSLYMWDLKLSNPDVFDLPAGSAGMLIGFEARKESYVDGRDPRISEPTYVVPVGPRQGLAFPLISDVVNSSATPASGGGRTTYSAFVELALPIHSMIDAQLAIRTEDSSDYGDATVGKFAIGFTPIEQVTIRASASETFRAPALILINEGFLGRSTSTNDALLDLAYGDDQLDYSMQRITAGNPGLTPELGENSSIGAVIEPIQDLIITVDKWKIETEDTIGAFGMTNAVLLDALIRAEGGASQCSGNPNVIRSPWGGADPERGTWSSSLCQVGDVMQVNDYYVNNDTRTIEGMDTNIQYSIDTKFGDFGAKVTHVHYDTYEQEAGGDAQRLSVAGGPGGLLEGLAPVRGVDNLLGLDGRIENKYTMKLSWKLGPYQVLVSGTFWDEFFESGHTETIDGVRTMWTVDAMDMTNVTLGYTFDNGLRIRAAVKNLEDNRAPLADEYIGSFWGDLHTDFGRNYSVELYKKF, from the coding sequence ATGTTAAAAAAAATATTTTTTGTACTTCCATTAATTTTTACAACATACTTTTTTGCACAAGAGTCAGAAGATTCAGATGTTGAAGAAGTAGTTGTTGTTGGTTCGCAAATTAAAGGAGCGACTATTACTGGTGTTTTGCCTGTTACAGTGATATCAGCTGATGATATGGATGCTATGGGTATAGATTCTGGTGATGAGCTTTTAGATAATATTGCTGAATTTGGTCAAAATACTTTTAACCAAAATGAATTTAGTGGTGGTTATAACGCATCAAGAGGTGATGTTGGTGCATTCAACTTAAGAGACATTGGTACTGGTAATACACTTACATTGATAAATGGAAGAAGATTAGTAACATCCCCAGGTTATCAAACAGAGCCAATTCTTGGGGGAACAATACCCGTAATGACAACCAACTCAAATGCTATTCCCTCATATGGTGCAGATAGAATTGAAATATTAAGAGATGGTGCTTCAGCTATTTACGGTGCCGATGCTCTAGCTGGTGTTGTTAACACAGTTCTTGATAACGATTATGTTGGAATGAAAGTTAGATTTAAGTCTAGTGCTTATGATGGTTTTGGGGCAAAAGATAACAAAATGAGTTTCCAGTGGGGGGATGACTTTGGTAAAACTAACATTTCAGTATATCTAGATATTTATGATAGAGACAAAATTTCTGGTTATGAAGATCCAAAGTGGAGAACAATGGATCCAAGAATCTATCCTGGATTAAGTCCAAATCTTTATGGCTTATCTGCATGGTCTGATACTTCATGGAGACAATCAAATTCTGCAGGTTATTATGGAGTCTGGGATGCACCAGGTGTTGGATCACGTTGGCATTCAAAACCTTTAACTGATTCAGCATGTGATTCAACATCATCTAATGTTTATTTTGATGCTGAAGGAGCATCATGTTTAATTAGAACTGGTAGCTCTAGTAGTTCATATAGAGGTTATTATAACGAGCCAGGTCTTAATGATATGAGACCTGATTTAGAGAGACAAAATTTGTATGTTTTTATTAATTCAGAGCTTGCAAGCGGTGTTGAAACCTATACAGAAATAGGTGCATATCATTCTCTTGCTCAACAAAATAGATGGCCAGGCACTACACTAGGTGCTGGTGGTTGCGCAAGTTCAGGTACTTGTACTCAACCATATCTAGTTCCAGCATCGAATTATTGGTTAAATCAATTAGTGAATTCTGATGGTGACAAATTCGTAGATCGAAGCGATTTCAATCCATTAGGCCTTTATAAGGCAAGACATAGATTTGATACTCCAAGAGGATATGATTCACATAGAACAACTTTAAGATTTGTTCAGGGTTTTAGAGGTAACACAGGAACATGGGACTGGGATACTGCAATCGTATGGTCTCAAGCAAAATCTAAACAAAATAATACTGGAAGACAATCTATGACATTATTGGATCATATGTTGGCTCTTAACAATGACCAAGCGTATAACCCTTTTGCTGGTCCAGGTATTAATGATGAGGATCCTTTTACTATTAGCATTGTTAGAGATAATTACTCAAGCTTGTACATGTGGGATCTCAAGTTATCAAATCCAGATGTCTTTGATTTACCAGCAGGTTCAGCAGGTATGTTAATTGGATTTGAAGCCAGAAAAGAATCTTATGTTGATGGTAGGGATCCAAGAATTAGTGAGCCTACTTACGTAGTTCCAGTAGGACCAAGACAGGGATTAGCATTCCCATTAATTTCAGATGTTGTTAATTCAAGCGCAACACCTGCTTCTGGTGGTGGAAGAACTACTTATTCTGCATTTGTTGAATTAGCTTTGCCTATTCATTCAATGATTGACGCTCAACTTGCAATCAGAACAGAGGATTCAAGTGATTATGGAGATGCTACAGTGGGAAAATTTGCAATTGGTTTCACCCCAATTGAACAAGTAACTATAAGAGCATCAGCTTCTGAAACATTTAGAGCCCCTGCATTAATACTTATTAATGAGGGTTTCTTAGGAAGAAGCACCTCAACTAATGACGCGTTACTGGATCTTGCATATGGTGATGATCAACTTGATTACTCAATGCAGAGAATTACTGCAGGTAATCCAGGCCTTACTCCAGAGCTTGGAGAAAACTCATCTATTGGTGCAGTTATTGAGCCTATACAAGATCTAATTATTACTGTAGACAAATGGAAAATCGAAACAGAAGACACTATAGGTGCTTTTGGTATGACTAATGCAGTTTTATTAGACGCATTAATTAGAGCAGAAGGTGGTGCATCACAATGTTCAGGTAATCCAAACGTTATAAGATCACCTTGGGGAGGTGCAGATCCTGAGCGTGGAACATGGAGCTCATCCTTGTGTCAAGTTGGCGATGTAATGCAGGTTAATGATTATTACGTTAACAATGATACTAGAACCATTGAAGGTATGGATACAAATATTCAATACTCAATAGACACTAAATTTGGTGACTTTGGAGCAAAAGTTACTCATGTTCATTATGATACTTACGAACAAGAGGCTGGCGGAGATGCTCAAAGATTAAGTGTAGCTGGTGGACCAGGTGGATTGCTTGAAGGTTTAGCTCCTGTTAGAGGTGTTGATAATCTTCTCGGATTAGATGGACGTATTGAAAATAAATACACCATGAAATTATCATGGAAGCTTGGACCATACCAAGTATTAGTTTCTGGAACATTCTGGGACGAGTTCTTTGAATCAGGCCATACTGAAACTATCGATGGTGTAAGAACTATGTGGACTGTTGATGCAATGGATATGACTAATGTTACTTTAGGATATACATTTGATAACGGTCTAAGAATTAGAGCTGCTGTAAAGAACCTTGAAGATAATAGAGCACCTTTAGCTGATGAATATATCGGAAGCTTCTGGGGCGATCTTCATACTGACTTTGGAAGAAACTACAGCGTTGAACTTTATAAAAAATTCTAA
- a CDS encoding amidohydrolase, whose product MKEKNLFNLILLTSIIVISTSLFGSDIESSVNKHKNKFENIALSIWDYAELGYQEIKSSTALAESLKEEGFKITYKVANIPTAFIAEYGNNGPVIGILGEFDALPGLAQTNAPFKEVISNETGGGHACGHHLFGAASAWAAVVIKEWLEENNIDGRIRFYGTPAEEGGSGKVYMVRDGLFEDVDIVFHWHPDDVNTANSRTSNSNKSAKFTFRGISAHAAGSPELGRSALDGVEAMNMMVNMMREHVPQESRIHYVITKGGLAPNVVPDIAEVYYYVRHPNMKNVEELFQRVVKTAEGAAKGTETQMTYEVMHGNYSLLPNETVQKIVHKNLSEIGGIKYTQKENNYAEEIYQTFIKPDKLIGSQEEIQDYRFSHSYGSTDVGDVSWVVPTAGMRAASWVPGTASHSWQAVASGGTSIGLKGAELAVKTLSASAIEIYKNPEIIIKAKKELNERVGKDFKYKALLGDREPPLNYRVN is encoded by the coding sequence ATGAAAGAAAAAAATCTTTTTAACTTAATTTTATTAACATCGATAATTGTCATAAGTACTTCGTTATTTGGCTCAGATATAGAATCAAGTGTTAATAAACATAAAAATAAATTTGAAAATATTGCATTAAGCATATGGGACTATGCTGAACTTGGTTATCAAGAAATCAAAAGCTCTACTGCCTTGGCAGAATCTTTAAAAGAGGAAGGTTTTAAAATTACATATAAAGTTGCAAATATACCAACAGCATTTATTGCTGAGTATGGTAATAATGGGCCAGTTATTGGAATATTAGGGGAATTTGATGCTTTGCCCGGCCTTGCCCAAACTAATGCACCTTTTAAAGAAGTAATATCTAATGAAACTGGAGGCGGACATGCATGCGGTCATCATTTATTTGGTGCTGCTTCAGCATGGGCAGCAGTAGTTATAAAAGAATGGTTAGAAGAAAATAATATTGACGGTCGAATAAGGTTTTATGGCACTCCTGCTGAGGAAGGCGGGTCTGGAAAAGTATATATGGTAAGAGATGGACTCTTTGAAGATGTGGATATAGTTTTTCATTGGCATCCGGATGATGTTAATACAGCTAATTCAAGAACCTCGAATTCAAATAAATCTGCTAAATTTACCTTTAGAGGAATATCAGCCCATGCTGCTGGATCACCTGAGCTTGGAAGATCTGCTTTAGATGGAGTTGAAGCTATGAATATGATGGTGAATATGATGAGGGAACATGTACCACAAGAATCTAGAATCCATTATGTTATTACTAAGGGAGGTTTAGCTCCAAATGTTGTTCCTGATATTGCAGAAGTTTATTACTACGTTAGACATCCTAATATGAAAAATGTCGAAGAGTTATTTCAAAGAGTTGTGAAAACAGCTGAAGGTGCTGCCAAAGGAACAGAAACTCAAATGACTTACGAAGTAATGCATGGTAATTATTCTTTATTGCCCAATGAAACCGTTCAGAAAATTGTTCATAAAAATTTATCTGAAATAGGTGGAATAAAATACACACAAAAAGAGAATAATTATGCAGAAGAGATATATCAAACTTTTATAAAGCCCGATAAATTGATAGGCTCTCAAGAGGAAATTCAAGATTATAGATTTTCACATAGTTATGGATCTACCGACGTTGGTGATGTAAGTTGGGTTGTGCCTACAGCTGGAATGAGAGCAGCTTCGTGGGTACCCGGAACAGCTTCTCATTCATGGCAGGCTGTTGCCTCTGGTGGAACTTCAATTGGACTAAAAGGAGCAGAACTTGCGGTAAAAACTTTAAGTGCTTCTGCAATTGAAATCTATAAAAATCCTGAGATCATAATTAAAGCAAAAAAAGAACTTAATGAGAGAGTTGGAAAAGATTTTAAATATAAAGCTTTGCTTGGAGATCGAGAGCCGCCACTGAACTATAGAGTTAATTAA
- the ggt gene encoding gamma-glutamyltransferase, which translates to MKLKNTFIYITLIIFSHFSVSSDNNELITPYNLNEKYLDYLTPYQPIVGQSGMVVSQNSLSSDVGINILNQGGNAVDAAVAVGFSLAVTLPRAGSLGGGGFMLIYMKDENAVININYKSESSRNASNTSLFGNEEAPKDYDRNIVRYGYKAIAVPGTVAGLLKAHELYGSMPLSILLKDAIEQAKNGITVSYDLENAVRYTNQLKANVESNSIFFKKGDPLKEGTKFIQNDLGDVLELIAANGSDGFYKGLVAEKIQMAMKKNNGFVDAIDLANYEAKVTKPLSINYRNHIIFASNPPSVGGSVILESLSVLENFELKSYEPNSSEVLHLLAESLRRGHMDRSINIGDPVFYNDYTNELISKKRGKELSKSISIDKATKNSEISPYSNLTEGTNTTHYSIIDKDGNAVSNTFTLGYSYGSGVTIPGTGILMNNQMSNFSYDYDSPSISGRFANPLNRLEPNKRSVTNMSPVMTFEDNELRLITGSPGGARIPAAILRVITGVIDFDLSVSDATMLPRINMNFTPDEYLEYESIVSKDTVDNLEKKGHLMIQSKSIGGTQSIYSINGVNYGYSDLRRPNGGVSIQIN; encoded by the coding sequence ATGAAATTAAAAAATACATTCATATATATAACGTTGATAATTTTCAGTCATTTTTCAGTCTCTTCAGATAATAATGAATTAATTACCCCATATAATTTAAATGAAAAGTATTTAGATTATTTAACTCCCTATCAACCTATTGTTGGTCAGTCTGGAATGGTAGTTTCACAAAATTCACTCTCATCAGATGTTGGAATAAATATTCTAAACCAAGGTGGCAATGCAGTTGATGCTGCAGTTGCAGTTGGTTTTTCTTTAGCTGTAACTCTTCCTAGAGCAGGGTCTCTTGGAGGCGGTGGCTTTATGCTTATTTATATGAAAGATGAAAATGCAGTCATTAATATTAACTACAAAAGTGAATCATCAAGAAACGCTTCAAACACTTCGTTATTTGGTAATGAAGAAGCTCCAAAAGATTATGATAGAAATATAGTTAGATATGGCTATAAAGCTATCGCAGTGCCTGGAACTGTTGCAGGTCTTTTAAAAGCACATGAGTTATATGGATCTATGCCGCTAAGTATTTTATTAAAAGATGCTATTGAGCAAGCTAAAAATGGAATAACTGTAAGTTATGATTTAGAAAATGCTGTTAGATATACCAATCAGTTAAAGGCTAACGTAGAGTCAAATAGTATATTTTTCAAAAAAGGCGATCCTCTTAAAGAAGGAACAAAGTTCATTCAAAATGATTTAGGAGATGTTTTAGAACTTATTGCCGCAAATGGCAGCGATGGTTTTTATAAAGGTCTTGTTGCAGAAAAAATTCAAATGGCAATGAAGAAAAACAACGGATTTGTTGATGCAATAGATTTAGCTAACTATGAGGCCAAAGTTACAAAGCCATTATCAATCAACTACAGAAACCATATTATATTTGCTTCAAATCCTCCATCAGTAGGTGGTTCTGTAATATTGGAATCTCTTAGTGTATTGGAAAATTTTGAACTTAAATCATATGAACCAAACTCATCAGAGGTTTTACACCTTTTAGCTGAATCATTGAGAAGGGGCCATATGGACAGATCAATCAATATTGGCGATCCAGTATTTTATAATGATTACACAAATGAATTAATTTCAAAGAAAAGAGGCAAAGAATTATCTAAGTCAATTAGTATAGATAAAGCTACAAAAAATAGTGAGATCTCTCCATATTCAAATTTAACTGAGGGTACAAATACCACTCATTATTCAATTATTGACAAAGATGGCAATGCTGTCTCCAATACATTCACACTTGGTTATTCTTACGGTTCAGGTGTAACAATACCTGGAACTGGAATTCTTATGAATAATCAGATGTCTAACTTTTCCTATGATTATGACTCCCCTTCAATTTCTGGAAGATTTGCAAATCCGTTAAACAGATTAGAACCAAACAAAAGATCAGTTACAAATATGTCACCAGTAATGACATTTGAAGATAATGAATTAAGATTGATTACGGGTTCTCCTGGTGGTGCAAGAATTCCTGCAGCAATTTTAAGAGTTATAACAGGCGTCATTGATTTTGATCTATCAGTCAGTGATGCAACGATGCTACCAAGAATAAATATGAACTTTACCCCTGATGAATATCTAGAATACGAATCAATTGTCAGTAAAGATACAGTTGATAATTTAGAAAAAAAAGGCCATTTGATGATTCAATCTAAATCAATTGGTGGCACCCAAAGTATCTATTCAATAAATGGAGTAAATTATGGATATAGTGATTTAAGAAGGCCTAACGGCGGAGTATCTATACAGATTAATTAA